The sequence below is a genomic window from Patescibacteria group bacterium.
TTGAAATTAATAAAAAAATTCTATAAAATATTCGGCTTTAGTCCAAATTTTGTCCTGGCTACCCGCCCAGAAAAATTTATGGGTGAAACTGAAGACTGGGACCAGGCGGAAAAAGACCTTAAAAAAGCTTTGGAAAATAATAAAATTGATTATCAACTTTCAAAAAAAGACGGCGCTTTTTATGGTCCGAAAATTGATATACATATTGATGATACTTTGGGTCGTACCTGGCAAATGGCCACTATCCAGCTAGATTTCCAAATACCTAAAAGATTTAACTTAGTTTATACTGATAAAAAAGGCCTTGAAAAAGTTGTTACCTTGATACACCGAGCCATCTTCGGTTCGTTTGAAAGATTTTTTGGTATATTAGTTGAGCACTACGCCGGTGCTTTTCCTATTTGGCTCTCCCCTGTTCAAATTCAGATAGTACCGGTTGGTTCAAGCCATATATCTTTTTCAAAAAAGTTAGCTCAAAAATTCAAAGACGAAAATATTCGAGTTGATGTTGATACTGCCAATGAAACTGTTGGTAATAAAATCAGAAAAGCGATCAAACAAAAAGTGCCTTATATGCTGGTCATCGGTGATAAAGAAATGAATTCAGATAAACTATCTGTTAGAATACGTAGTGAAAAAGATCTTTGGAATGTTAAAAAAGAAGATTTTATCAAAAAAGTTCAAGATAAAATTACTAATCGTATAGTAAAATTAAAGTAAATATATGTTTTTATCAAAAAAATTTTTAGCGTTAATTATCTTTATTCTTATATCTAGCCCTATTTTAGCTACTAATGATAATAATATTTTTTCTTCTGATTTTACAAATCCAAAAGAAGAACTATTAACAGGAACAGCTAATCCTGCCGCTACATACTGCGAATCATTAGGATATTCTTATGAAATCAGAGGTTCAGAAGGATTCTGCATATTTGAAGATGGAGAATGCCCTGAATGGGATTTTTATTCAGGAGAATGCGGTGTTGAACATAATTACTGCAGCCAGAACGGATATGAAACCTTAACTAAAGATGATGGTGATGTTTTTTCTAAAGACTACTCTGTTTGTATTAAAGATGGAAAAGAGATAGGAACTGTAGTCAAGTTGGCCAATATTGAAGAAAAATCCATCAAGTCAGAAGTTATAATCCCTTTAGACACTTCACATACAACATATACATCTACTACAGCGCCTTCCAGTTTTGACTGGAGGAACTACAATGGATACAATTGGATAACTCCTGTCAAGAACCAGGCAAACTGCGGAAGCTGCTGGGCATTTGCAGCAGTAGGTTTAACTGAGGCCATGCACAACATAGTGAAAAACAATCCTAATCTTGACCTGGACCTTTCAGAAGAAGAGCTTGTATCGGACTGTTTTGGTGGTCCTGACCGCGACTGCTGCGGCGGTCCAATGGGATCAGCAGTGCAATATATCATCGATTCAGGAATCAGTTCAGAATCATGCAAGCCCTATATCTCAAACACATGTAGTTGTGGTGGTGGTTCATGCAGTTCTTGCGCCTATCCTTCAATATGCAGCAACAGCATATGCAGCAGATGTCTTGATGAGCTTACATATCTGGATGAGAGATCATATATTTCAGATAATCCTGCTGTTATAAAAGAAGAAATTTCTACAAGAGGACCCTTAGCAACATCGATTGGCATGGTTGGTGGTTTTGATGCTAACGACATTTACCGTTGTGATGATGATTCAAAACTGGGCCACGCAGTTGTAATTGTAGGATATGATGATGCTGACGGTTATTGGATTGTAAAGAATTCTTGGGGCAGTACTTGGGGACCTGCTAACGATGGTTATTTCAAAGTAGGCTATGGAGAATGCGGCATAGAAAGGTTCCCTATGTATGCAGACACAAATAACATATGCGGCCAAATACTGACTGAGGATATAACCCTTACAAAAGACATCTCCTGCAATGATCAGGTATTCAGAATAGGAGCAGATGACGTTACGATAGACTGTGATGGACATGAGATAAAACACGATGGTACTGGTTACAGCCTATACTCAAATGGTTATTCAGGCCTTACTATTAAAAACTGTGATCTAGATGTCAGCACTGTAGGCATTTCGTTAGGTTCAGGACTTGAAATATCAAATAATAATATTTATAATGGAGTTTTAGAAGTCGACTCGTTAGATAATGCTGTTTTGAAAAACAATCTAGTTAGAGATGAAGTAAGATTTGTAAACAATGCTCATTCTGTTGTAGAAAACAATGAGTTCAGCTTTTTTGAACCTGATGAATTGGCTCTCTTGTTGGAAGATTCTGATCATTCAGTTGTTTCGGGCAATACCTTTTTTGGAACTGGCAATTTGATAAGTTTAAAGGGAAGTGATTATCTAGTAAAAGAAAATGAATTTTACTACGCAAACACAGCAATTGAGATGGAGAATGTTTTATATTCAAACATTATAACCAACACAATAGATGCTGATCACCCAATAAACATCGGTTCAGGAAATAACAACTACATCTATGGAAATACTTTCTCCTCAGGTAATTGTATAGATGATGGAACAAACTACTGGAATTCAAGTCTTCAAGGTAACTGGTGGTACGACTTTGAATCCAATCCAGGCTATCCTTACCAATACACTATTAGTGGAACAGGAGGCTCTGCTGATTATCTTCCAAACGGAGGCGATATTGACGGAGACGGCATTATCAACCTAGAAGATAACTGTCCTATTGATTACAATCCTGCACAAAAAGATGTTGATCAGGATGGAGAGGGAAATGTGTGCGACCCTCTGCAGTGTGGGGATCATATTTATGAAGATTATATAATGGAAGAGGATATATTGAACTGTCCATCTGATGCGGCTTTGACAATAGAAACGTCCAGCATAACATTTGACTGTGCAGGACATACTATTGATGGTGATTCTTCAGAAAAAGGAATCTGGATACGAAATTGTGAAGAAGTTGCTGTAAAGAACTGTGTGTTAGCAGGATTCGAGTATGGGATAGAGTCTTCTGACAGTATAGATATTGAATTATCAGAAAATGATGTTTCAATGAGTACAAAGGGAATAGAACTGAATAACACAGAAGCCGAAGTATGGAACAACTATCTGCATGAAAACTCTTATTATGGAATCCGGTTGTATCTTAGTGATGCATACGTCCATGATAATGAGATAATGCAGAACGTGGTGGGCGTTTTAATTATGATAAACCATGATTCTTTGATTTCGGATAACATCATAAGTAAGAATTCACAGGGAATGCATCTTGAGCGCAGCTCTAACAACGAGATCTATAACAATACCATAAATGAGAACTCACAATATGGTGTTTATATTAAGGATTCCAACGATAATCTGTTTTGGAGTAATATTTTTGATAATGCTGTGAACGTGTTCCATAAGGATGATTCATCTAATAATATTTGGAATTCTTCTATAGGCAATTGGTGGGGTGATTTTGAAAGCAATCCAGGCTATCCGGAATATTATAATGTTTATGGCGATGATGTTGACTACAAACCAATGTATGATGGAGATCTTGACGGTTATTGGACCTGGGAAGACTGCGATGATTCCAACTCAAATGTCAACCCCGGGATGGAAGAGAACTGCTCTACTAGTTATGATGATAATTGCGATGGAATAATAAATGAAGGATGTAGTTATCCAAAAATAATACTAAGACCATTTAAAGAAATTAGTAAATAAATAAATTAAAACAAAAAATAATTAAAAAAACAGGTATCTTATATCTAAAAATGCCTGTTTTTTTTATCCCTTATATATTATCCGATTAGACGCCAAATTATTAAAAAAGCTAATATTAGGCTACTGATCATATATTCAGTATAACTGGTATTGGGTAACCAACCTTTAAATTTTAACTTTTTAGTGAAAGGTGCCAAAGGATATTTATTAAAACGCATAACTGCATCCATTAAAAAATGAATAAATAAGAATAAAACCGGTATGTAATTATTAATTATTAAAGAAAGGCCTAATATTAATAAAATGCCAGTTGGCTCCTGTATCCAGGAACGAGGCTCAGAAATAGCTGATCTTTTTTTATTAAATTTGTCTAAAAAAATAACCAGGCGATGGGGCAAAAATTTTTCTAACCAGTGCCGCTTTTTCCAATGATGATAACTTAATTTAATATCCTCAATAAAATATTTCAACTGAGTGACAATATGATCAATATCAATACCCCAGCCAAAAAGATGAGCTAGTAAATAATCAGATCCGCTTAATTTTAGAATACGGCATAAAATTTCGGTAACCGCTATGTGACTGGTAATTAACATATATAATATTTTAACAGAAAAATTATATTTTGGCTAATTGACTATTAATAGTAAAGCCGTTAAAATTTACTTATGAAGTATTACTTTTTTATTCTTGGCTGTCAGATGAATACAGCCGATGCAGAAAGAATAGCCGCTCTTTTGGATTCTTTTGGTTTTGACCAAACTAAAAAAGAAAAAGAAGCTGATATCATCATTACTCTAGCCTGTTCGGTCCGTCAAAAACCTATTGACCGTATTTACGGAAAAATAAATAAATGGAATAAAGAAAAAAAGAAAAGAAAAATTCTGACTATTTTAACCGGCTGTCTGCTAACCCAAGATAAAAAGAAATTGAAAAATAAATTTGATATTATTTTTCATATTGAAAATTTATCAAAACTACCTCATTTAATAAAGCCTTTTTTATTATCTCGTTTTAATATACCAGCTCCTAAAATTGATTACTTAGATTTTCCCATAAAACCAATCTCTAAAGCCACCGCCTATATTCCTATCATGACTGGTTGTAATAATCACTGCACTTACTGTGTAGTCCCCTTTACCCGCGGTCCAGAAAGATCAAGAAAAAAAGAAAATATTATTAAAGAAATAAAATACCGCTTAAAAAAAGGGGCTAAGGATATTGT
It includes:
- a CDS encoding C1 family peptidase — translated: MFLSKKFLALIIFILISSPILATNDNNIFSSDFTNPKEELLTGTANPAATYCESLGYSYEIRGSEGFCIFEDGECPEWDFYSGECGVEHNYCSQNGYETLTKDDGDVFSKDYSVCIKDGKEIGTVVKLANIEEKSIKSEVIIPLDTSHTTYTSTTAPSSFDWRNYNGYNWITPVKNQANCGSCWAFAAVGLTEAMHNIVKNNPNLDLDLSEEELVSDCFGGPDRDCCGGPMGSAVQYIIDSGISSESCKPYISNTCSCGGGSCSSCAYPSICSNSICSRCLDELTYLDERSYISDNPAVIKEEISTRGPLATSIGMVGGFDANDIYRCDDDSKLGHAVVIVGYDDADGYWIVKNSWGSTWGPANDGYFKVGYGECGIERFPMYADTNNICGQILTEDITLTKDISCNDQVFRIGADDVTIDCDGHEIKHDGTGYSLYSNGYSGLTIKNCDLDVSTVGISLGSGLEISNNNIYNGVLEVDSLDNAVLKNNLVRDEVRFVNNAHSVVENNEFSFFEPDELALLLEDSDHSVVSGNTFFGTGNLISLKGSDYLVKENEFYYANTAIEMENVLYSNIITNTIDADHPINIGSGNNNYIYGNTFSSGNCIDDGTNYWNSSLQGNWWYDFESNPGYPYQYTISGTGGSADYLPNGGDIDGDGIINLEDNCPIDYNPAQKDVDQDGEGNVCDPLQCGDHIYEDYIMEEDILNCPSDAALTIETSSITFDCAGHTIDGDSSEKGIWIRNCEEVAVKNCVLAGFEYGIESSDSIDIELSENDVSMSTKGIELNNTEAEVWNNYLHENSYYGIRLYLSDAYVHDNEIMQNVVGVLIMINHDSLISDNIISKNSQGMHLERSSNNEIYNNTINENSQYGVYIKDSNDNLFWSNIFDNAVNVFHKDDSSNNIWNSSIGNWWGDFESNPGYPEYYNVYGDDVDYKPMYDGDLDGYWTWEDCDDSNSNVNPGMEENCSTSYDDNCDGIINEGCSYPKIILRPFKEISK